CAAGTGAACTTATACCACCCCTCCCGCAAGAGCCACCTGATGCAATGAGTTTGGAGAGCCTTAATAGTCCCCCACCTTTACCGCCAAGCATACAGCCTCCACCACCTCCGCTGCAAACGTCCAGTGACGCAGAGGAAATGGACGTTAGCTCTGGTGgtgatggacagacagacaccccaGCAGGGGACGTTGAACCGATAGGCACAGCACAGCTCCTCGCGAAGGGATCCGCTTTGTTTACCAGCCGTGTTACAGATGAGCTAGAACCCAACTCCCTGAGTCCTAGAACCGCTCGGCACGCACCCCCTGTTACAAAATTCTTACCTGACTTAAAGTTACTGAAGGACGTCAAGATTAGTGTGAGCTTCACAGAGAGCAGCCGGAGCAAGGACAGGAAAGTGTTGTACACAGGGAAGGGGCAGGAGGTACAGGACCGTGCCCAGGCTAGTAATGAGGGCCTAAATGGGGAGTTGTGTGACGTGGACTTGGGCAGCTTTAGTGGGGAGAGTCAGTGTGGAACCGCTGTCAGCGCAGGCAAGAAGTGTGAGTACGCGGAGGGCGATTTGGAGAAGAAAGTAGAGTTTGCGGTTCTGGATGAACTGGAAGATTTCACAGAGAATTTTATGGAGACGGAAGATGGAGACCAAGGAGGTTTCCAGTCTGAAGTGATCGTTCAACAGGACCGTGCAGATGAGGAGACCCTGAATTATTCCTATGAGGTATGTGGCCAGTATTTGATAGTCCTTCAGTTTGATGCTATAGAGCAGGGCTTTGAAATCTTCAATCCCTTTCTACAGCACCTGTTTATTTACCATGTATTAGCTATTTCTAGTGTTGCTCAgttgtagtttgtttttttaatgcaaatgaGTTGTGAAgttgttgtgattattatttaacCCTTAGGGACCCTGTCACAAATATTTAACAACCTTGACAAAGGTATATAGCCAATTTACCAGGTCTTTGTAAAGGTCAAGGTGGTTTCCTAAGGGTTGATGAATGCTCACGTTTTGCAAGTGTGTAATGATTATATTTAGCAGTCTGGAGCACATTCCTGATCCATCGTCACAGTTTTTAACCAGCTACGATTGGGATGTAACTCCACGCTGTGGCGCAGGTAACTGTTTGACTTCCACTGTCTGGAATGGCTGCCCAGTGTCCGTAGATCTTGAGGTGTTTGTCAGAATCATTTAAGAGGATGACATAAAGGGGCTGTGCCTGTGGTTGGAAGACTGACAGGCTAGGACcagctctctctttctttctctctctctctctccccccccttctctctctctctctctctctctctctctctctcactctgcctTTCCCTTTCTTGCTTTCCGATCTCCGTTTCTAGGAGGATTTTGACAATGACGTGGATGCCCTGCTGGAGGAAGGCCTGCCTGTACCTAAGAAGAAGATGCGCCTGGCAGAGGACAAGTACACCGGAGACAGTGACCACCAGTCTGACGGGGAGACCAGCGTCCAGCCAATGATGACCAAAATTAAAACCGTGCTTAAGAGTGAGCTCTCGTTCTttaattttctgtgttgatgGCTAAATTACTTGTATGAAGTTCTCCAGAGCCTCTGATGAAGTGGACCTCTTTCTGGATTCTTATCAAAGTTTTAGTGGAATGCCCTTTACTGTTAAAGCAACAAAGCCTGCAAAGGTGCCGTGATATCGTAATTCACTCGCTCTAATACTTTTCCATCAATCTGTTTTTGTTCAGAATGAGGTTGGCTTTAGTCATATGGGTGACGCATTTTATCTCTTTGTTTTCATAGGTCGTGGCCGTCCACCCACTGAGCCACTGCCTGATGGATGGATCATGACATTCCATAACTCTGGCATTCCAGTCTACCTTCACAGGGAAACCAGAGTAGTTACCTGGTCTAGACCTTACTTCTTAGGAACAGGGAGCATCAGGGTAAGAAAGCGTTTCCCTGACATTCGTGAAGAAGTTTTTCAGCATTGATTGATTAAGTGTAGTGCTCAACAGATGTGTGCTTCACCTCAACCTGAACCTGTTGCCCGTTACAGAAGCACGATCCCCCGACCAGTAGCATTCCCTGCCTGCACTACAAAAAAATGAAGGAACACGAAGAAAGGGAACAAAATGGTGAGGTGACCCCCAATCCGGAGAAATCACCTGAGAAGCCCGCGGAGGCTGTGGTGGACCCAGAGCGGGCGGACGAGCCGGACTCCACGGCCCCGGAGGAGTCCACTGCAGGGGCTGCTCCCGGGGTCCCGGAGGAAGGGGCCCAGTCTGCAGCAGCACCCTCGGAGGAGAGGGTCATCGAGACAGCGCAGGGGGCCTTGGGGCAAGTCAAGGCTAAGGTGGAGGTTTGCAAGGATGAATCGATAGGTAAGGCACACAGAGAGGGTTAGATTTTCCCCTTTATGTTTAGATTTAGCCACTCAAGATTTGTGACTAAATGGCAAGCCACACCATCATGGAATATGTCTTccttatgtattattataattaatataatagaCTTTATTACTCTCTGTTGCATTTTTCAAGACTAGTAGACCTATTGTCCTTTTGAGAATTAGGTCTCTAGTTTGTGTTCTTCATTCAATTTTATATCCATTGATgggtatttaatattttaaacccTGGATTCTTTGAAAGATTGTTTGCATTCGtaagcattaattaatttaaacaaaccTAGACCttggttttgttcttatccTCCAGAAATTGAGGAGTTTCGGAACTACTTGGAAAGGTGCTTCGATTTTGAGCAGGTCACCGTGAAGAAGTTTCGCACCTGGGCTGAGAGGAGGCAGTTCAACAGGGAGATGAAGAGGAAACAGGCGGAAGCAGAGAGGCCTATATTACCAGCCAACCAGAAGCTCATCACCCTGTCGGTTCAAGATGCACCTACCAAGAAAGGTAACCATTGTGCAGGTGTACTGTACCTGGAGACGCATAACCAGTTTTCATTGTGAgggattttttgtaattgtattttttctttctttgtctttaGAGTTTGTCATTAATCCAAATGGGAAGTCAGAAGTGTGCATTCTACACGAATATATGCAACGGGTCCTCAAGGTTCGACcggtttataatttttttgaatgTGGTaagtacaatttaaaatatataaataattggtTTTTATCTGCTTGTTCATGTTATCGCCCTCATAAAAACACATCCTTATAAATGAACTTGATACCTGCTATAATTTAACTTTGAAGTTCAGAAAATTAAACTCCAGTTATTGTGTATTAACATTTAATCTAAAGTCATTTGTTCTGGTAATGGATTAGCTTGGAGAACTAAATCACAAGAGAGCTGGGATAACTTGTAGTCTTTCAGATGTGTACACGAGTAATTTGTGTTGGTTAagcaaaggagaaaaaaaa
This sequence is a window from Amia ocellicauda isolate fAmiCal2 chromosome 17, fAmiCal2.hap1, whole genome shotgun sequence. Protein-coding genes within it:
- the dgcr8 gene encoding microprocessor complex subunit DGCR8, producing the protein METSELIPPLPQEPPDAMSLESLNSPPPLPPSIQPPPPPLQTSSDAEEMDVSSGGDGQTDTPAGDVEPIGTAQLLAKGSALFTSRVTDELEPNSLSPRTARHAPPVTKFLPDLKLLKDVKISVSFTESSRSKDRKVLYTGKGQEVQDRAQASNEGLNGELCDVDLGSFSGESQCGTAVSAGKKCEYAEGDLEKKVEFAVLDELEDFTENFMETEDGDQGGFQSEVIVQQDRADEETLNYSYEEDFDNDVDALLEEGLPVPKKKMRLAEDKYTGDSDHQSDGETSVQPMMTKIKTVLKSRGRPPTEPLPDGWIMTFHNSGIPVYLHRETRVVTWSRPYFLGTGSIRKHDPPTSSIPCLHYKKMKEHEEREQNGEVTPNPEKSPEKPAEAVVDPERADEPDSTAPEESTAGAAPGVPEEGAQSAAAPSEERVIETAQGALGQVKAKVEVCKDESIEIEEFRNYLERCFDFEQVTVKKFRTWAERRQFNREMKRKQAEAERPILPANQKLITLSVQDAPTKKEFVINPNGKSEVCILHEYMQRVLKVRPVYNFFECENPSEPFGASVIIDGVTYGTGTASSKKLAKNKAARATLEILIPDFVKQTSEEKPKDSDELEYFNHISIEDSRVYELTNKAGLLSPYQILHECLKRNHGMGDTSIKFEVIPGKNQKSEFVMTCGKHTVRGWCKNKRVGKQLASQKILQLLHPHVRNWGSLLRMYGRESNKMVKKENSDKSVIELQQYAKKNKPNLHILNKLQEEMKKLAKEREETRKKPKMTIMESAQPGSEPLCTVDV